Within Sorghum bicolor cultivar BTx623 chromosome 2, Sorghum_bicolor_NCBIv3, whole genome shotgun sequence, the genomic segment CGAGCTCCTTCACAAATGCGACCACTTTGGGCACATCGACCGTCCATGCGACCGAAATCGGCGAGTAGCCAGTCCATGGGTTCTCTGAATTCCACCTGCACCAACCAACGTGATGCAGCAACAATTGACGATGAGTTACAATCTCTAAGGTGCAAGAAAAAAATGCAACAACCGCTTACTTCTTCAGCAACATGTCCATGGAAGTATGCCCGACGCAGATGCCCTGtgtctccaccctcaccacaccCTTCTTGAACGTGAACATCTCCGGACAAACCAGCGCGGCAAAGCTCACCGGATCATGTAGGAAAATCACTGACCGAAACCAGAAACATGAGCTCAAAGTGTCATGACTCTGAAGATGGCAGTGTATGTATATAACACAAAGCTATGTATTGTTGCAGCGTACCAGGAGCACCATAAGACTTGATGTGCCAGTCCAAGTAGAACTTGCATACATCACATAGGAATTGCGCGTGCTTCCCTTTTGAGTTTCTTAGCTCCAGGAGATCCTTATCTGCAAGTATCAGCAGGTTCAGTACCTCACATACACATGGTAACTGAAATGAGAAAGGATGACCATATTCATATTTCTTCAGGATTTCAGGGAAGATCAAGTACCTGTGAAGCTAACTTGCGTTGTGATGTTGAGGCCAACGACATAGATGTCTGCCCCAGAAGTGAAAACTATATCGGCTGCCTCCGGGTCGCTGTGGATCTGCAAAGGGTAAATTAAGACATTACATTAGGCCCGACAAATCACGGTTCAGACTTCTGGTAGCACACCGGCTCACATGATTGGCATTACATTTGCTTCAGCAGAAGGGGTGGCATTTCCAGCTGCAAAGAATGCTCCACCCAGCACAACAATCTTCTTAACATTTTTCACAAAGGAGGGATCCTTCTTGATGGCCTGAGAAACATTATAGCATATCTTTACCTCAGCAATCAATCATATACTATCGCTCCCAAAATTCTACGGAAAGAACATACCAATGCTATGTTTGTCAGAGGACCCAAGGCAAGCACAGAGACCTCTCCAGGAAATTGCGAGACCTTATCAACCAAGAAGTCAGCAGCGCTTTCCTCAACTTTCTTGATAGTGGGATCAGGAAGAACTATGTTCCCGAGGCCATCAGATCCATGAACAAAGTCGGCAACATGCGGCTTTCCTCCCTATTCACAACACAAAAATTTGAAACATTCAATATTTCAATGACACATAGCTGAATTAATTACCCAACTCAGCAGGATGCATAAAGTCACTTTCAATGGACTTGGCATCAAACGATATAGACAGCAGGCAATGCCGTTTCGTGTGATATACGAAATTTTGAAACTTGACCTGGTTGACTTCCTGGTTGAACTATCACTTCTTTTAGTGGGAAAAATAATGATTGAAATGGAGACTCTACTGAACACATTTTAATATTGTAGATTGTTTAGTTACATTGATTCTTTCATTATGCCTGTGAACTAGCTGTCGGGAAAAAACATATTAGAACTACTAATGTGCCACCTAAAGCTACACGAAATTTTCTCTGGTCCAACAACCGTTCCTAAGACATGTAGCAGCAAATTGCAAACTAGGTAGTGTGACCAATACCTTGAGAGGCTCATGGCTGCCCTCTGCTACTGGAACCTCAGGATGGCCTGCCTTCTCGCACTGTTAGCATTGCAGATGAAGTAGAATTGCAAGTGTAAGTAAAGCTGAAGAAACGAAGTGGAAAAGGAGCATTTGTCATGAATACATCTAATACTACTCGCCAGGATCAAGGCGTTGCGTGTGGCGTGCTCCGTGGTGCAGTTGCCGAAAATGGTGGTGAGCCCTAGGACTTGCACTCCCGGCAACTGGAAAGCCATCATGATCGCCACGCTGTCATCTGGAATCAGAGGATGAATATTGCAAATTCTCCATGATGACATCACAAAAGTTTAAATGTTCGGAGGTTAATCTAAGGTGAATATGTGATGCTGGTCACTGGTCAGTGTCCAGGCACGCAAATTCTCCATGATGTCATCACAAAAGTTTAGATGTTTGCAGGTTAATCTAGATGGACGAATATATAATGGTGGTCACTTGTCAGTGTCCACTGTCCAGGTCTGCAAATTCTCCATGACGATTTCGCTAAAGTTTAAAGTATACTTGGAGACCTCTTTAAGAAAGAGAGGCATCTTTTCAAAATACAGAATCCGAAAGAGTGACATCTTTGGCCCCTCTGCTGTACGGATATTCGTAGACTATGAGCGGATATTCGTGGACTCTGATGCAGAAAGTATATGATGCAATGCACAGGCATAAAAATATGATCCTAAACTACCAGATAAGCAATTTAGTGGGAAGAAAAGGTGAAGGAATTTTGCAACACATCTCAAATGTTCAGTTAGCAATTCCCCAGTGGGAGCAGACAGAAGCGGTGAGAATTCCCACGAATCAGAACTGGTCCAAGTCCAGGGGTCAGCAAGTAAATCAACcagggatatatatatatatatatatatatatatatatatatatatatatatatatatatatatatatatatatatatatatatatagagagagagagagagagagagagagagagagagagcagaggTGTCAAAGTTCACCAAGGAATGAAGCAAGGCATGGCAACTAGCATCGATCGACCTAGTAGCATAATCTGAATCTGAATGAGTAATTTATAGCGAGGGAAAGAGAGGAGAGTTTTGCGCACCGATGCCGGGATCTGTGTCGATGATGAGCTTCATCTCCTCCCGCTCGTCGCTGCGGTCGATCTGCCCGTTGCCGCCCTCCATCTCCAAGACTCCGATCgtcgtcttcttcctccctccAGTCCCGTCGATCCGTTTGAGGCAGGCAGCAGGCGGCCTGACTAGACTATCTAGCAAGGTAGGGGATTGGAGATGGTGCAGACGAcaatgattgattgattgatcgatcgaATCGATTtcgagggaggaggaggaaacGGATCGGAgaggaggtggcggcggcggcggctgcagtAGTCTCACTCGATCGACAAGTAAGCAAGGCCAACTGCCCAGGCACATGAATTGTGCTATATACTCTCTCGTCGTGTGTTGGTTGGTGAATGAAGAAGCAAACGCATGTGATTGTGATGGCGACCGAATGAACTACTGGCCGTCGTGCACTGCTGGCTCATGGCGTCGGCTAGCCGTCCGATCAGAAACCGACGGACGGCACGGCGGATCGGAGGTCGGGACGCGTGAGGGTGAGGGTGAGGGTGACGTGCACGGGTGCTACTCAGCACCAACCCAACGCCAACGCGTGCGTGAGAAATGATGCACCGCTTTCGCTCTCTGCCTCCCATCATCTCcgatccttttttttttccttgcaATGCGCGGCGGACGATTATCACCGTCGCCGACGACTGAAATACCACGTACGTCAGCGGCAGGTGTGTCCGCTTTCCTGACGACCGACGTGTAAAGTAAGAAAAATTAAATGCACGCCCTCTCGATGTTTAAACTTCAGCTTCACCGGCCATGGATATTGATATTGCATCATCAGTTTACGTACAACTACTGTTTACTGAGCATGATGTAAGCAGTTACAATTAGCCAGCGCcgacatggccttgtttagatacaacaaaaaaaaaccccaaaactttacaagattttccatcacatcgaattttgtggcacttgcatggaacattaaatatggataaaaaagataactaattgcacacgatacgaatcttttaagtctagttcttgtttagatgcaaaaagtttttggattttgacactgtagcattttcgtttttatttgacaaacattgtccaattatgaagtaactaggcttaaaaggttcgtctcgtgatttacaagtaaactgtgcaattagttattctttttatttatatttaatacttcatgcatatgccgtaagattcgatgtgacggagaatcttgtaaagttttggatttttgggtgtatctaaacaaggccttactctatgattggataatgtttgtcaaataaaaacgaaagtgctatagtgtcaaaatccaaaatatttttggatctaaacaaggccaatggACTCTTATCTTATTAGGCTATACGGCGCTCCCAAATTAAAAGTGGATGGGCAGGATAATTAAGTTTGTGGCTAGGTAATGGTTGATCCCAACGCCAAGCGGACAAATCAAGAGACGAGCATGTACCTACATTGGGTTTGCCATTTTGCCAACCGTGAGTCGTGAGACCTGCTTGAGACGGCAATGCAAGTTGCCACATGGGAACGTGGTCGTTGCCATCCGCTGCTGCCGCCTTTTCTAGTTCAGTGTGATCCATGCATCGATATCGGGCGCATGATGCCAGCGACAATAATCATGCATGTTCTTCCGCATCAACCATTACTACACAAATCATTTTACAAAACGGTATTTTTTATTAACAAAGGCGGTAATGAAGTCCAACCGTCTCGATTAATGCCTATGATTAACGGGGATGGGCTTTTTTAATTTACCGAGGAAGTCTTCTTAAGTCAATTGCctccaaaaaataatatattttcgAAGGCGGTTGCCTAAAGATGACCACCTACATAAAACCATTTCTAGAGGCGGGGACACTATGATGCCCGCCTCCAGAAAGGCCGAGGTCCAACAGGCCAGGAGAGACCCAATAAACATCTTCAAATATAAATACAACAACTTAGGGTTTCTCATTCACCACTTCTCGTTCTGAGACCGACCAAGAGACACATCTTTCTCCTCATGAGTGCAACTCCTCCCTCTCCCGCACGAGCCTGACCACTGCCCCTCCCTCTCTCCGAtcgctcttcctcctcctcctctctctctcctcctcgACTACTAGTGGCGGAGTAGTAGTAGCAGTCAACAGCGGGCGAAGAAGTAGTGGCTGAAGAGCGTAGTAATAACGACAGGCAAGCCGACGGCGCACGTGCCCTTCCTCCCTCCGGTGCGTAGGGCTTGGAGCTGGGCGGCAGCATGGCCCCCGGTGCCCTCGTCACTCTCCTCCGGCGTGGCAAGCGGCCCCCTCGTCCTCCAAGCGGCGCAAGGCCCCCTTGTCCTCCAGGCGTCTGCTCTCCTCCGGcacgggtataaacccctatacccttacggctagacttgggccagaagGCTTGgctcattacgagacgagttcgaggcttgatccgactgtttggagtttcacgcaaggaaacaagatgtggagatcaagcaggattctagtcggttagaataggaattgatatcgtactatctatggcaattgtaaccgactaggattagtttccagatctgtaaccctgccctctggactatataaggagaggcaagagaCCCCCCTAGAAAATTAATtccaactcaacacaatccacaacaatacaatcagacgcaggacgtaggtattacgcccacacggcggccgaacctagataaaaaccttgtccgtgtcttgcgtcaccatcaagttcgtagcttgcgcaccgtctaccgataaactactaccctgggcataccccaaggtagactgctgaccagctttcgtcgacagtggcgcgccaggtagggggtgtgcgtacagttctctcgacgaacaagatggtcatcgttccagtttccgcggccgtggctgaaggcctcacgttcaccgtcggccagatcacttgGACTACTCGTGGcgacggcctcacgaccacgacctcggaagaaacccagatccgggCGGCAGAGGCGTCGACTTCCATCACGCCAACTCCGAGGACTCGACCTCCACTCCCTCGCTACAAGGCAAAAGCGAGTCGACAACTCGGACCTTCTTCAAGCCCTCGAACCTGGTGGATTCGATCTCGCGCAAACCCGATCATGCGGCATCAACAAATTTTTTCGACTCCcgtcgaccaactcgtgtcaccacgcaCGAACAACTGGAGACGTCCCTGGCAATAACGTCGACCCCACGGGATGATCTGTCAAGCTCAAGACAGCCTCCCCAGACCAGAACTGCCTTTATGGTCTGAACAACGCGGCCGACCAGTATTCGCGGCATACCCGATCTCTATTCAGCAAGGCGGGCTTGTCGCTGGGCCAGATCAGCCGAGCAGCTCGtcattacgtcaacatggtatcc encodes:
- the LOC8061693 gene encoding probable uridine nucleosidase 2, which gives rise to MCLGSWPCLLVDRVRLLQPPPPPPPLRSVSSSSLEIDSIDQSINHCRLHHLQSPTLLDSLVRPPAACLKRIDGTGGRKKTTIGVLEMEGGNGQIDRSDEREEMKLIIDTDPGIDDSVAIMMAFQLPGVQVLGLTTIFGNCTTEHATRNALILCEKAGHPEVPVAEGSHEPLKGGKPHVADFVHGSDGLGNIVLPDPTIKKVEESAADFLVDKVSQFPGEVSVLALGPLTNIALAIKKDPSFVKNVKKIVVLGGAFFAAGNATPSAEANIHSDPEAADIVFTSGADIYVVGLNITTQVSFTDKDLLELRNSKGKHAQFLCDVCKFYLDWHIKSYGAPVIFLHDPVSFAALVCPEMFTFKKGVVRVETQGICVGHTSMDMLLKKWNSENPWTGYSPISVAWTVDVPKVVAFVKELVIKQ